The DNA region TGCATGTCTGTGGATTAACACGTTTACAACTTAAAAAATACTTACTCTATTGAACcaatataatttaataaccgtaattatatttttctaatttacaAATGTGAAAAAAATCTATTTGAAACAAGTTTTCTAAACATATATCTTTTGGAAAGATAAGAAGTATCTAATAACTCCACACCGTATCCTCTAGATTTACACACACGGGCATTACTAATATGATACAAAAACTTAGTTAATTTGACGTAAGGAAATCAACCACGAAAAAgatgtaattgttttttttttcttttttgaaactgaaaagaTGTAATTGTTctttaacaagaaaaaagaaaagatgtaATTGTTTGGATTGGTAAAGATTTGCTCCTGAAGTGACATCATCATGCTTCAAACCACCGGCAAATTGAATGGTCTTCATGTCCCCATGTATCTGGAACTGAAAAGTTTActactccttctgttttttaatgatacatattctagacttttcacatatattaaaaaatcatattaaaaatgcattgatttttgtgaataacaattttccataatttttaaccaataaaaatccaataaacacaattaattttcttgaagttaacatattttcattaaataatacattgaaaaagtaaaaaatgtatctttttaaaataatttttttttctagaacatggatctttaaaaaacagagggagtattaaccAACGCAAGCATGGAGAAAGTCCACTGTCCCCGAGTCAGCTGATCCAGATGGTGGAAAAAAACGTTCGTAACAGGCTGTCTTCTATCCGCGCACATGGGAGTTTGGAAAGGTTTAACCCAGAAACTGCTGGCTTCGCGCTACACAAACCAGTGGGATCAGATTATACAACTGTTGCTTGCTCAAAACAGAGACAAAACAGAGCTTTACATAGTGAGATATGTGTTCCAAGCAACTCTGTATGCTGTATGGAGGGACCGTAACCAACGCAAGCATGGAGAAAGTCCACTGTCCCCGAGTCAGCTGATCCAGATGGTGGAAAAGAATGTTCGTAACAGGCTGTCTTCTATCCGCGCCCACGCGCACATGGGAGATTTAACTCAGTGGTTTTCAACAAGATAGTCTCTTGAAGTTCTCttttggtttcaaaaaaaattctatccCAATGTAACACAAAGTGTAAAACAgcttttttgtttgaattaatttaacattctttaaaaaaaaaaaagtttactatTTGTGACTGATGATATGTGTCGGTAGCCAAAAAACTGGAATCGTTTGTTTAGCTTATAATGACGTTAGAAAGTAAAGATAAACAGCTCATAGGATTGTTCTAAGCGTTTGAAAAATACATGTATGTACGTTACATATTCGCTTATTACACATATCTGAGTGAACAATAACTTCATAAGTCGTAAGCCATGACAGGTCTTTTGAAATATTGACATATATGTGAACACCCATCTGGAGAAACATAATTATGTGATTTAACAAGTTTTTTCTTCTggtgttcagaaaaaaaacaaagttttttCCACTAATATTGTGTTAATCCTGAGTCTGAGACGATAGAAATTTACAATCTAAAAGATAATTCCATCAGAAAGTTAGAAAAGAATAGTAAACTATTTGAATTACAGACGAAGGATTTGACCCCATAGATCTTTGAAGTTTGAACTTTTGGTGAAATACATATGTCGCAAGGGAAAGAGAATTGTGTTCCCGAGTTCTTTGTTTGGTCGGCTGTACCGCAAGTTTCTGCTTTCTTTACGAATTCTAAAttactttgtattttttttttttttttgtttaacctgggggtatcccaggcccagaaggcccagactaatccccaaggggaaggaatgcccacggatagacgcccctcccagtttttcaaatggggcgaaagcatggcccatatccgtgtgggtgacaagagcgttgcaaggtagttccctccggcgtggatcgaaccccctacctgggtgcaggcggggacccgtcctaaccattgggctacaacgtcttgtcaattactttgtatttttatataaatagaatgGTTAATATTTAATCCTtgattcattcaaaaaaaaaaatatatttaatcctTGTTGTGTAAACACTCATAAATATTTGTGAAATAACCCTAGATATTATGAATAAGACGGTAAATTGAATAACTTagtaattttatcttttaatattaaGATTTTATACGGAATAAGATAGTTacaaaattttaacatttagaCCCCTAAGAAAATGGTTACATAAGAGAAACTTAGTAACAGGCTTCCCTAAGCAAAAGATCAGGCAAGATAGAAATCGTTACATTCGACTAAACACAAGTTTAACAAAACGATTAACCAGGGTTCGTGGTCCGGTGGTGATCAACCTGAAGACAAAAATTCAATATGGTGAAACTAACAGGGTTTGAGTCCCAGCTATCgaaaattaacattttggcATTGTCAGAAACATGGGATCGACACGTGGCAACACGTAACTAGTTTAGACCACTTCTGTGAAGTCATAATATCTacgtataattcaaaaaaaaaacggtcAATTTGATCGAATTTGTTACGGTGAATAAGAGAAAGAAACATTCGTTATAAACATGGTTCTACAAATAGGTAATGACGGCAAATCAGTGTcacaagaaaattttattaaaactcaatTTATACAATTCAAACTGGTTTAAATCATTCTAAACCAGGTCAAACGATTTAAATCGGTACTAGActaaatttgttatataaactaataacatTAGTAAAAGTCTACAAAATTAATCTATTATCCTTTTTAAATATCTAGTTTGATAacttatcaaaataattttatattagttttgatacttataaaaataattttatatttaagcctaaaattaaaatattttatattatattataatatataaaataaatcaatagtTTGATAACtccagttttttttcttataacacGAATAATTTGCTTAATCACTATTATTTTACAGAATACCCAGATATTGTTTACCGATTTCTTAAatattggttataaatattaaaGATCTACTATAAGTTAACATAAATTCAACAATCAagattaaatatatcaaaaaatattcgatacaaattaatatttctgTATTGTTTTAGTattatgtttgtttatttaaataattagctatatataatataatattctatataattttaatattatgtttgtttatttataagtaaatttacacatattataatattattcttTAAAAGTCAGTCAAATTTCTAAACTCTCAACAATCTATCAATAACAAGCAAGCAGGAgacttttaacttttataaaaaaagtctATACTGACATAGTTAATTTAGTACATTATAATGTGTATAGGAGCCGGGAAAAAGGAATAAAGataaactcatatattataGATCAGCATACCcgtatttattgttatattgatatagtatataaataaattaaattatatctctaagattataaaatatacataaatatctACATGCCTATTATTTGTACACAGCGTTCTTATGTGGGGGATGAACATATTTAAGGtgtaaaattaatttcattCATATTTCCGGCAATATCCATTAGAACCATCCACCATCTTGCATGCCCATTATTTATTATAGTAGAAAAGTATACCAACTTGAAATATTAAAACACCAAAACCTTGGTTATAAATAGCTTATGTTAGCCCGCCAACAAAAGCAAGCCATATCAACTATTAGAACTAGAACAACCAAACAaacattcaataaaaaaaaaaaaaaaaaaaaaaaaaaaaaaaaaaaaaaaaaacaaacattcaATATGGCTTCCTCACCAAAATTCCTTTCTTTACTTCTCTTATACGTAGTCATTTCATTAGCATCCGGTGATGAGTCCATCATCAATGACAACCATCTCAATCTTCCATCCGACGGCTGGTGGAGAACTGATGAAGAAGTGCGGTCCATCTACTTACAGTGGTCTGCCGAGCACGGGAAAACTAACAACAACAACGGTATCATCAACCAGCAAGACGAAAGGTTcagtattttcaaaaacaacctaaggttcatTGATCTACATAATGAGAACAACAAGAACGCTACTTACAAGCTTGGTCTCACCATATTCGCTAATCTCACTAACGATGAGTACCGGAGGTTATACCTTGGGGCAAGAACCGAGCCTGTCCGCCGCATCACTAAGGCCAAGAACGTTAACATGAAATATTCAGCCGCAGTAAACGACGTGGAGGTTCCGGAGACGGTTGATTGGAGACAGAAAGGAGCCGTTAATGCCATTAAAAACCAAGGAACTTGCGGTAATTACGAATTAGTAATTATgctcttttttcctttttaatctaaatgatatttaaaacaaaagtattcAACTTCAATTTCAACTAAAAGTATTTAACTTCAATTTATACATGCTTCACATGTAAATTTTGTTTAGGATCCGTATCAGAGTTggcaaattttattttcattctaatattttagaaaatatttatatatataataggtttatatttgaaatttcgaTCATGGCTCATAATGTTTTTATTGGTTAGATATTACATCATATATGGTAAAATTAtgtaagaaatataaacaaaaataaacgttgcttttttggtttatacGAGTAAGCTTCCATGTCAATATATAATCATCAACTTTGTTTTAAATTTCAAGAACGTAGATATTATCTAGAGTGTGTGTTTTCATCTAAAGGTGACGCACTAATTTAGTATGTAACACATGAACATGAAAGTATATTTTCTCTAAATAAATGTAACACAAGGAGTTGTGTGTTGAGTTACTGATTTTAACATGTAATCGGCAACAGGAAGCTGCTGGGCTTTTTCGACAGCTGCAGCAGTAGAAGGTGTAAACAAGATCGTAACAGGAGAACTTATATCTCTGTCTGAACAAGAACTTGTTGACTGCGACAGATCCTACAACCAAGGCTGTAACGGTGGTTTAATGGACTATGCTTTTCAATTCATCATGAAAAACGGCGGTTTGAACACCGAGCAAGATTATCCTTACCGTGGTTCCAACGGGAAATGCAATTCTTTACTGGTAAGGGAAAGAAAACAGAGTAAACAGAATAACTCTGTTTTTCTCTCTATACATTTTAAAGAACTGCTTGAAAAATCTGATTCTTCTTGTTTGCAGAAGAATTCAAGAGTTGTAACTATTGATGGTTACGAAGATGTTCCTACTGAAGATGAAACGGCGTTGAAGAGAGCAGTTTCATACCAGCCCGTGAGTGTTGCTATTGAAGCGGGTGGAAGAGTTTTCCAACATTACCAATCGGTAAGCAAACCGGGATTAAACCGAGATTAGTTGTTTATTACCTAAACGGAGTATAAATTTAGGTAATAAACCTGGTTTTGGCATGTTAATAACCGGTTTGGCTATATTGGCAGGGGATCTTCACGGGGAAGTGTGGCACAACTCTAGATCATGCAGTGGTGGCTGTTGGTTATGGTTCCGAGAACGGTGTTGACTATTGGATTGTAAGGAACTCGTGGGGTATACGTTGGGGAGAGGATGGTTACATTAGGATGGAGAGAAACTTGGCTAAGTCTAAGTCCGGCAAGTGTGGGATTGCGGTTGAAGCCTCATACCCGGTTAAGTACAGTCCAAACCCGGTTCGTGGAACCAGCAGTGTTTgaagttattaaaataaaactcaatAATCAGTTGGGAGTTTTATAAGTATAATTTAATCGCATATTATTGTGTTTGTATGTATAGTATATCAAAAAGAACGTATTTGATCCAGCATACGGATTTAATCTGTATAAATCCTTATGTCGATCAATATCACTTCATTTAAAGAAAGATTGATTTGGTTGTTTATGTATTAAGAGAagtataataaaatgatatatttctCTTAACCTCATTGGTTTCATTTGTTTATCTTAGTTTATTCTCTTAACCTCATTGGTTTCATTTGTTTATCTTAATTTATCAAAGTATGTACTGAGCCAAATCATAAACATACACATatgttcacaaaaaaaaaggttgtaaGCTAGGGCTCAGCTGAAAAAACGTCTGGAGTGAAGGCCCAATCGTTCATTTTAGTTAAGAAAACTTAGTGGAAATTTGGAGGCAAGTGGAAACCCCTCAAGCTAAGTTGAAACATCATGATCAAACCATCAATAACAGCCATGCGGTGTAATCTATTAGAGGAACAAGAGGAAAAAAGGGTTGATGTACTTGAAAGGACGAACGAAGACAGCTAAACGAAAATTTCCCATAATATTGTGCTTTTTAAGCTAACAATTTTCTCCACGGCCTTTCCTTTTGTgattaatttacttttattcTGAGCACTACAAAAGTTCCTAGTTTCGAACCACTACAAAAGTTAGCGGttttatttacaaacataagtTACTTGTTTATTAATGAGAGTGTTAGTTTGCCTAATGACGACACTCGACATAGTCATTGTCAGCTTTATTCTCAAATTATCTATAATCTATTTCTTATAGTGGAGGATTTGTTTTGCAGTGGACCAGTGGTGGTAAAATTCATACTTACATGGATGCTCCAACATGCGATGTAGTATATTATTTAAATCCCATTCGATGTAGGTTTCGAAAAATGTTTAACCTTACAAAAAGTATCATTGATATCTGGGGCATCATGGCCTAAGGTAAGGACGGTTCTCCTGCACTCAGATTGCGAATTCAAATTCTAATAGAGTAATAGAAAGAATTATTTCATGATGGTTATGGATACCATAcaagtattttttttgaaacacgaATACCATACAAGTATAGATccatgttttatatatgtttatctgTGAactacactttttttttgagaattagtCTGAGCTTTTCTATAGGTTTAGGATATTCTTAcgttaaaatatacatatattgatAAGATGGTGCCACAAAAAAGTATCTAGGTTAAATGGTTAAATAGACTATccaaattcaaactttttttgtCTAACCAAATTCAAACTTTGTTTATAAGTGATGATGAAAAATACAGCTAATATAATTAGATATTTGATAATACTACTGAGGATTGTAATTACTATTCACTAGTAATAGAAACACTCAAACATATATTCAAGTATTAGAAACGCTATTTGGAGTCACAAAACGAAGTCCATACTCTTGGTGACATGCTAATATTAATTATGCGCTAACTTGTGGTAACTATGTATAATCCTTTATACTTTTTCTCTTGGTGACAGGCTAATATTAATGATGCACTAACTTGTGGTGACTATGTATAATCCTGTATACTTCTTCTGTGTCCGAAAAGAAAAATGAGTTAGTAGGTCTGGTGGCAAAGTATTTAGTAGACACTTTGGCACTCAGGCTCTATTTTCATTTAGATGGAAGGACTATTTATAATGTTGGGTTCTCGACAGAGAAGTGAAATACATTTCccaaaaaatcatgttttataaaaagagctatttcaaaaaaaaatattttacatttttattattgcGTAAActgtaaacttttaaaaaatatattggttgCAATTATATTTGTTGACAATTGTGTAAAATAATTGGTTACACAATTAAATGcattgataaaataaatttaatatatttttaacataagtgaaatttctaaaacatacttcttttgaaattaaaaaagtaGGAAATTGGTGTTTGTTGAAACTAGAATGATGCAGTTAATATGATAATGATAGTCCAACTATCTGTATATCACAAAGCAATAGATAAGATCACTACTCTTGCTTTATGTAAAAGggttatttatgatttattccGGTTGAAAAAGTGGCGGAAGATGGTTTTGTTTCTTCAGTTCTCGGAGGCAGCATATGGCTTGGCTCTTCGACATCAGCGTAGTCAACCGGTCGAGTGAGTCTAGAAGGAGTACACGGTGGTCGGTGGGGCATTACTTCCCAGCACCGGCGGCAACTCTGTGTTCATGTCCGGTGGTAGGATTTCACACTATGTGAGATTAGGAGATGATGTTCCGATCGTGTTCTGTTATTGTTGAGTCCGCTTTTTCAGTATGGTTATATGCCATTTTTTTGGCTAAGAAATAAGAATCTGAGACCGATGATACCAAATTGAGTCGGGAGATGCGCTGTCTGGTGTTGACGTATTGGTCCGAGTGCTGCATTCTAATGTTTTGGAGACCAATGTTTGGTGTTGAAATTTAATCTCGATAAATTTCATGTTGTGTTCACTTGTGGTTGATTTGTAGGGGTTCAAGAGACGGTTATTTTCGGTTCGTAGAGGGAACTTGTTATCGTTGGATAAAATTACGATAAAGTAGAAGATCAGATAGCGTAGGATTTTGGATGATACTAGAACACTTTGTTTATAAATACGGTTAAGTTCTTATGGTTGAAATCATGTATTATTTTTGggttaataaaaagtttaagttGAGCTTAAAAAAAAAGCATACGTCGTTTCATttctatagaaaaaaaaagctaaaatgGCAAAAACCATATGAGCTCAAATAAACAAAGGAGAGACGATGGTACAATTCATATAGCATAAGAAGAGTCTCGCATAAGAAATAGATAGGGCGATAACTACAACTATATCATTATAGTATACACTCTTGCCTTATCGTAAACGATatcaacatatcaaatttaAGCGCTATCATACTAAACATTGCAAACAAGAGTTATTCGTTTTCCATAGTATCTTTAGTTTCACCAAAAAATTATAGTCTAATTTTTAGaatgtatatacattttaaagaTTCTAGTGAATTGCGAAGGCTGCTTATCCTGAAAGTTTGAAACTAGTAGAAGGTAGCAGTCATCTTAAAGTATTGTTTGATTCCTTCAGCGAATCCTCTTCTTGCCATGACTGAATCACGAGGAATCGTGAATAGCCTAATCTTTAACCAGAGCCCAAAGGTTCGACAAGTATCAAAGGATGACGGAATAATGTGGGCATGTGTTCCACGTGCCTTTTTGCCAACATAGCAATAATTCAGAACAAACACTCTGATCTGACTTTGGGGAAAACAACAGTGGCCGGTATGGATGAATTCTATATGTTTTTTTCACTAATCCGATGCATATCATTAGGTTCAATATTATTCTCaaagattataaaatattgttacctttcataaaagtaaaattcTTTAATACAGTATATTAAATGATGATAATTTAATAGAATCAATGTATTAATAAATCgaaattttgtttgaaaattcCCATAAATATGCGAaacaatttaattattaaacaaacaaacaaataaagttttataaaatatattaaattatattaagcttaattagaaaacaaaaaaactaccGATTGAACAAATAAAACAGAAATCTAGAGAACTTAACAGATATTAagtttataaaaccaaaaaaaatacttaagtaaaaatatatataaactactTCTTCTGTTTCGGTTTAATTATCATTGtagagaaaaaaatttgtttcaaaataagtatcgttttacaatttaaatgcataattttttaataattctaatttatttttctattagttgaaatatagttagatatatagataattatatttttattttagaaatatataaaatcatatgttttaatCAGTGTGTATGTATTTAAAAGTTAGTTTAGTTGGCGTCTAAACGCCACATATTCGATAAAtcgataaataaaataaaaaaatttgaattgaCTCTTTAGAAAGAACAGTATAAACGTCCGCCTAATctcatatattaaaagagaatcattATAACATTTTAGCTATGACACGTGTCATCTCTAGAATGCTTCTCAAATTTTCTAGCAAATATGTTGGTTcactaaacatatattatatacttttcaTTAAACTAACCATAACGTTAATTagcaatttaattaatatttttcattctttCCTTATATAAAAGCTACGGAATTACTAAAAGTGAGTAGAACATATAtttgacaattaatgattttaataatagaattttgataacaatttttacaTCCtccattatttttgtttaattttatattattaatataaattaaaaaataatgttagtcatataataaaaatttagattttttcattctcatatattaaaagagaatcattATAACATTTTAGCTATGACACGTGTCATCTCTAGAATGCTTCTCAAATTTTCTAGCAAATATGTTGGTTcactaaacatatattatatacttttcaTTAAACTAACCATAACGTTAATTagcaatttaattaatatttttcattcttttcttatataaaaGCTACGGAATACTAAAAGTGAGTAGAACATATAtttgacaattaatgattttaataatagaattttgataacaatttttacatcctccattattttttgtttaattttatattattaatataaattaaaaataatgttagtcatataataaaaatttagattttttcatatatgttatatttcaaattttgaaaacgACTATAAACTATGAAACTATAAAGAGTCTCACGTTGAAAGTTTTTGTCAtcaattgtttaaattttttgttatataagatataagTGATCATcaaaccatatgagtaaaaatcatatttaatagGAATAATAGATAttcagattaatatatatatattaaactatataccatataaaaatacataaatattttaatttaaaattttgaatcaaacAAGTATTGAgaacttaatatataatttcaagTTTTGCATTGAATTTTCAAGaaacattataaattattataaatatttaaacttccACACTAAAAGTTTTGTTATTAGTggtttaaaagttttttttaagaaatacaAATGTacataaaatcatataattatgaattttcatttaatgaatactcatataaaaaatatattatatgtaaaggttaatattatttaaatttaattacatgcaatacaaaataaaaattaaaaagtcatCTTACCTAATATTATTGtatgtaaacaaaaataatttctttaatgtatatatttgtgTCGCgtcaaatatatatgtaacacttaatagattttaattatccaataattaataatatgtaaaaaacataaacaaaaaaatagcaaaaattatatgtatataaatattaattccGCGCAATCTTAAACTAGTTAATATGTAAAGCATATAATTACTACTTAGCAATTTCTTAAGCATTAAAGAATGGAGTCGTGTATGATGTAAAATTTGGATCATagagaataaaaatgaaactgTGGGAGGGAAtcaaagttttttctttttacaaactGTGGGAGGGAATTATGTAAAGCATAATTACTACTTagcaattgttttttttttttttgtatgggAGGGAATCAAAGTTTCCACGTGTGTCGTATCAAGGGAAGATCTCTTTCGGTCAGTTCCAAGATCTCACAACCCAAATTACATTTATATCCGTCCGTAGCACGCCAACGAATATGACTTTCATATGGTCAAATTTGTCCacctaaatttttaattattttcaagtTTAATTTTAGTTCTCTGTAGTATACTTGTCGGAGCGGCGGGAAGCAAGTCGCACGTGTGTCTGTTAAACCGCGTCGCCACCGGCACGCGATAAATCCTTTCTCGTTCTTCTGCTGTTGAAAGTCGATGATAAAAGTTATCGCTGTAACTGGTTTTAAGATTTAGGAATAAGATGAATGGGATAAATTCAGACAAATAGAATAAATAACAGGGAAAGAATAAATAATGGAATTATAAATATCTAGGTAACATAAATGTTAGTAGTTTTTTACAAAAAGTAGTGAAATGCAAAACTGATTTAGATTAAATGTAATAAATTCAGTACTccattcattttaaaattatgtacgttttaaaattttcacatatgttaaaaaacatattacattctgattataaatgtatttttcttaACTATTTGTCATAACTTTTACCTTATCAAATCCAATAATAAtgattataaatgtatttttcttaACTATCTGTCATAACTTTTAGCTTATCAAAATTCAATAATATTCTTAACTATTTGTCATAACTTTTACCTTatcaaaatgatattttatgtCTTTCAAAAGAAGAATTTtcattcaaattaaaaatatataccttcattttaaaataatctatgcttttgaaaaaaaatttgtttctacaaaatacatgttttacatttttaatacatGTGATAATGATAAACTGTGAACTTTGaaaaaattaatcatttttattaaattttgattggtttaaaaattatggaaaataacTAATCACAAAAATAATGCATTTACAGTCGAgagattatttgttttcttaatatatgaaaactctaaaactgcattattttgaaatgtaaattttttttttgaaacttttttaaaaacgtGGAATTATTCAACGGAAtgaatatttaaataacatGAATTTTAGTTTCTTGAACACATATACGGTCACCTAATAATATTCCATTTTCTTGTTGGAACCTGTGGATCGGTATTGGTTAGGTCCTAATTACGAGATATTCCAGACAATATCGTTTCAAACAAATCTCTGATTTTTAATTACTAGTTATCGAATAAAAATGATGGAACTAATAATGCATCaatgaaaattaatttgattGGTCCCAAAACATACACCGAACCTGGAATAGCGTTATCATTATAGTACTCCATAATATTATAACCTGTTTTGGGAAACTACATTCGAAGTGAGCATACATTGATTAGTATGTTTATAGTAGGTACGATGTACCTAAACCGGAAAATCTCTTACCGTATCTCCACTAATGACACAGCTTTGTCCATTTGTCTCCCTTGGTTCACTCAATTAATCTCTTTCATAATACACAATTTTGGATTCACTAAGTAAACAATTAACTCTGACCGAATCCTATCCCTTTTCCTTCTTATAGTACTTTGGAATACTTAAATcataaatacaattattttaatCGCGTGACCAAAGGAGGAAGCTCGCAAGAAACTTCCCTTAGCAATCTGAACATGTGCCTCTGTTCTGCAGTGCAAGGCAGTAGTGTGTTAACAGTGCCGTGCACTTGACAGATCCCAATTTATTCACTTGAGTATTTGGATTCGATTCGTGTAATCACCGCGCTTCAAACGTAACTGGTGCGTTACTGTGATCAATTTGCTTGAGACAATGTGATTGCAAATGTGCAATGATACGTGAAGATAGTATAAACTTACGTACGTACATTTTATGACATTATTACTTACCTAAAACATGTTACgtccatattttcatatatcacTAGGTTAGAGATAAACATGGTTAAGCCGTTTAGCAATCAGCCTAACCGAGTTTAACCTATATACCAGCTAATTAATACACAATTAGCCTAAAGTTTGTTTTATACAACAAATACATACTCCATCTGTTCCAAAAATATCCATGTTTAAAAAAGTAGTATTTCAAAAACATGTATATGTATTGTTTAATggtaaattgtaaatttttagaaaattaattatgtttattaaaattttattggttaaaattgTGAGAAATAGTTAATTCCACAAAAACAATGAATtgccaatcaaaatttaataatgtgtgaaatttttgaaacatggatctttttgtaattgaaagagtataaactttttttttcttgattagtCATTGAACAAAGTGTTTTATTTCCAACACAGCTTTTAAAGGAAGCTA from Raphanus sativus cultivar WK10039 chromosome 8, ASM80110v3, whole genome shotgun sequence includes:
- the LOC108821049 gene encoding cysteine proteinase COT44 isoform X1 is translated as MASSPKFLSLLLLYVVISLASGDESIINDNHLNLPSDGWWRTDEEVRSIYLQWSAEHGKTNNNNGIINQQDERFSIFKNNLRFIDLHNENNKNATYKLGLTIFANLTNDEYRRLYLGARTEPVRRITKAKNVNMKYSAAVNDVEVPETVDWRQKGAVNAIKNQGTCGSCWAFSTAAAVEGVNKIVTGELISLSEQELVDCDRSYNQGCNGGLMDYAFQFIMKNGGLNTEQDYPYRGSNGKCNSLLKNSRVVTIDGYEDVPTEDETALKRAVSYQPVSVAIEAGGRVFQHYQSGIFTGKCGTTLDHAVVAVGYGSENGVDYWIVRNSWGIRWGEDGYIRMERNLAKSKSGKCGIAVEASYPVKYSPNPVRGTSSV
- the LOC108821049 gene encoding cysteine proteinase COT44 isoform X2 produces the protein MASSPKFLSLLLLYVVISLASGDESIINDNHLNLPSDGWWRTDEEVRSIYLQWSAEHGKTNNNNGIINQQDERFSIFKNNLRFIDLHNENNKNATYKLGLTIFANLTNDEYRRLYLGARTEPVRRITKAKNVNMKYSAAVNDVEVPETVDWRQKGAVNAIKNQGTCGSCWAFSTAAAVEGVNKIVTGELISLSEQELVDCDRSYNQGCNGGLMDYAFQFIMKNGGLNTEQDYPYRGSNGKCNSLLNSRVVTIDGYEDVPTEDETALKRAVSYQPVSVAIEAGGRVFQHYQSGIFTGKCGTTLDHAVVAVGYGSENGVDYWIVRNSWGIRWGEDGYIRMERNLAKSKSGKCGIAVEASYPVKYSPNPVRGTSSV